The segment ctctccactggtgtcccacaaaGCTCAGTGCTTGGTTAAGTGGGCATCAGAATGACTCAGGCAGGTCCGATCCACATCTGCTCCAAGTAGactctccactggtgtcccacaaaGCTCAGTGCTTGGTTATCTCCTGTTCTCCCTCTATTCCTGTTctcttggtgaggtcatatcctTGCATGGGCTTACATACCATGActgtggtaaatggtctgcacttatattgtGCTTTTTTACCCTCAGCGGCTCCAAAGCggtttacactggttctcattcacccatcagtggtagcagagctgccaggCAAGGCGCTAGCTAGCCATCttgcaacttggggttcagtgtcttgttggcggaattgaaccgccaaccctacgattagtggacaactctctctaccacctgagccacacagactatgctgatgacattcaactcatcctctcctttCATCATTCAGACACTCACGTTTTCTCTGGGATCTCAGACATCTCATGGATAACAGCAATCAGAAACTAAATCTCAGCAAGACAGAGCTGTTATAATTCGCTGGATGGGAAATCCATTCCAAGATTTTGTGATCTCCCTGGGCAACTCTCAGATCTCACCATTTGTCAGTGCACACAAACTTGTGGTAATCCTGGGCAACCAACAGTCCTTCTCACCTTACAGCACATAACAGAGTCACTCATGCAAGATTTTCCTTTACAATATCAGGAGTATCCAACCATTTCTATCCACAGAGaccactcaggtgcttgttcagtcccttctcatttttaaaactgGACTAATGATACTTGCTCCTGGTAGGTTTGTCCCTACACCCCATCCAACATCTGCAACTAATCCAGAATGCAGTTGCACAACTAGTTTTCAACCTCCCCAAGTGTTCCCCACACTGGCTCATTGTTATCATCCCTCCACAGGCTTCCTGTAGCTTCttttagatttaaaacactgatgcgtgcctacaaagacaaaaatggaccagcacccaaCTACCTTAAAGCACTTATCACACACCACATTGTGCACCATGCTCCCTCAGTGCATCTAGCACTGCTCAACTAGACCCACcgtctctcagggtacaaggaaaacatgcatcaagacctgtctctgttctggcacccaggtggtggaatgaaattCCTCTGGCTGTCTGAACGGCTGAGTCACTGGCTGTGTTCAAACAAAGACTAATGACGTGACGCTTCACCAAgcatttagtttgtttgtttgcttttttaaatcCTTGTCTTGTGTTATTTTTCTTACTGTACTATcctcccaacagagtttttagactgatggtactCTTAttccctgacctagtgaactatAGACTACGAAGCACTTCTATCAGTTGGTCTGGATGAAGGCATTGGCTAAAAGCTATAAACGTGAATGAGACACATTCTGCCATATCCTACCAGGAACCAGAGAATTTGGGCCAGGGAAGGGCAATATTAATGCGACAGCATTCCAGACTGTTGTGTTTGTTGATGGCCCACATATAGTATGAgtgccatatagtgtagctgAGGTCATTCACCTTTATGCACACATAAGTAGGGCCCATATACGATAATTCTCATTGCTAGTCTCTTTTGGTGATCTGGAGATCAAACATTTTCTGTTCTTCAGATGGACTTTGTCTATCTAATCAATGACAAGCAACTAGAACGAGTTAAAACATGAAGTTCAAAAGGCCAGCAGTAACTCTTATCTCTGAAGCAGCCCGCAGTCTCCTCCTCTTAATCCTGTAATGGAAATGCAGATTTGTCAGTGTAGACTACTTAAAGCCACTGGGCCAtcaagacaaaaatattgtggGAGGCTCTGAGAGGCAGTGTGTCAATAAATGTGGAAGGATGGCAGTTACATTTTGCCCAATTAGAAGGTAAAGGTTTTCAATTGTTTTAAAAGCAGCCTGCTGTGGGTTAACTCAGTTAACCCTAGGACACTAATCATGACGCAGCCTCAAAACAATTCAAGTCGAGAGTAACCCTGTCATAAATTGAGAGTCGAGGACATGCGGTCATCCAGCAGACAGTCTATGCGGCTCGTTTGAAGACGTTTTAGACATACCTTTGTTCAACTGTGTTTGATACAGCAGACGTGTTTCCCATCAAGGCACCAACAGGACAGCTTCTAGACTAACCAGGAGTAATgatattctttttctttgtctttaaaTGTGAAACATGGTCACTGTGCTGAACGTGTATCTCTCATATATAGACATTATCCACTCTATAGTCCCCCTTATCCTCTCCcaacctttatatatatatatatatatatatatatatcttacaatagaaacGGTTCCGTACATCgtagacacactgtctgcacaTGTACTGTCCCTTTGTTTGTGGAAAGTTATCATTtaattcagattatttgctCTGCAACAAGATCTTGATGGCCACAAGATGGCCCAATTTAAACTGGCCAATTTAAACTGGCCAATTTAAACTGGCCCAATTTGGTGTAAAAACCAGGACTGCTcctccactgaaaatgttcaCAGAGCAAGCACAGAGCAGTGTGATTCCTGCCCAGTTGGGCCTCTAATAGAGCTTGCTGCAATAATACCCCTATGGAGCTAAACAGGGCAATGAGTGTGCTGCCCCATGACTGTGAAACATTTGAAAGGCTAATCAGTGTCTCAATGGAACATCGGTCAAATCGAAACattctttttaaatctttggGGTCTCTCAAAAGACATATGGAGTTGTGAATAAAGTAATCGTGAAGATTAAACAGCCAGTACACACCGTGGGCCCCGCTCGCCCCTACAGATGAGCCACCAGTGTTAGTCTGCAGATGTAGACCCCACTATTCCATGCTATAGTTGtgataaatgtttttgttcatcTCCCACACCCATCATAAATCTGTTTTTCAGTGCTCCATTAACGACagattattttcacatttaacaTGGTTAGGGTCAACATATACTCTGTATTAATCTCGATCATGGAAATTCGAATCTGCTGCAGGTGTTGATGAGTAATATGAGGAATTTGTATGCATTCCAAGTGAAGAAGATATGGTTGCATTTCATCTGGTGCTTTCATTATCTGAAATACCatccctaaccataaccttaccATTTGTTGGATGAGGTCAATCATCCATATTGTTCCAAATTTGCTAATGTCAGAGAGCGTCCCGAAACCACTGGAACTAAGGTTCTATGACGGGCTCAGAGGAATATTACTAAAACATATAGTCTTGCATTTACTTTATTCCTCGACACCATTATTAGTATTAAACACTTAATTAGGCTATTTACATCCTTTACCATGCACACAAAATGATTAGAATCTCCAGCCTACAGTAGATGAATGAGGGATTGGAAATACCGACTCAGAGCCTCTGCAGACCACATGTggatgaaatgaatgaaatctcTCTATCCTCTGTCTGAGTAGCAGTGGATTAGACTGACAGATGTGAAGGAGTAAAACGCATGCTCTGTTCACTACGATTCGGGTATTATTAAACAATCCTACAGGAACTCGGGGCCTGAAATGCATTGAATCCACTGCACGGATGAAGATACACGAGTGGATGGGTCTTTGTAATTAAATCAACGTGTATGGCTAATTAATGATGGGTCACAGCAAATTCTAAAGACTCTGAACTTCCAGTAAAATGCTATAAGATCTGGTCCGGTACCATGTTAGCTCATTTTCTGTTACCCACAGAGGTACAGCACTGCAGGATAAGCAGAAATTGTGTTGCCTCTGTATTATATACCAACTACCCAGAAGTTCTGTGTGATCCCTTCGATGTaaataagtgaaataaaaatattaagtaaaagGTGTTAGTGTGCAGGTCGACACTTTCATGGTGACATCTGATCGTAAGGTATTACCACGCACTAGTAATGTTTATGTATACGTCACTTTTCAGTCTGAGCTCAATACATATAGATATCACTAATATACTCATGTTAAATCTATGAGAATTACTACTAATTATGAAAAGTATATCTAATAAGATAAAATACCCCCCAGCTGATTTGGCCATGTTATGGGCCAGTATTAGTGTACACATGAATGAAGTAAGGTGCTATGGTAGTAGCTGTCTGGAGGCAAGAGTATGAATTACAAACATTACTCACTCTGATTGAAGCCAGGACATCCGTCGCTAACATCAGTAGTCTGACATACGCAAGCAGCAGCACGTGAAACCAAATGGAAAGCAGAGTCCACATGTTGTACGTCTCCTGGTCTCTGGGGTACAATCTACAGACGGCTTACTATGAAGAGCCAGTCCCCTTACACATAAAGGAAACACGGAATGCTCCTTGAGGAGTTTTCCAAGAccgcacacacccacaaacacacacacatacacacacacacacacacactctctctctctcagactcaaGGTCACGCTTACTCTGTTTTACAAATACACACGGACAAGTCAGATGGTTCCACTGTTCAGAAGAGGAGAGTTGTCACAGAGAGGGCAGACACCTCAAGAGCCAAATGGAGTTTCCTCTCTTAAAAAAgctgaagtaaaaaaaacaagccaCGCACATCTGGGAGTGTTTTGAATCGTCCTCTGTCGGAGGAGAAATCCCTTCCTTTCCTCTTTTGCTTCAGTGATTCAACAGGAATGCAGCCTGGATATGGCATGGGTGTTTGGAAATGGCACCTCCGTCCTTCTACGCATATCCCCGTTGCACAGTGAGGAAACGCTCATGCGTGTGTGCAGGAGATGGAACGGTCCAGTTTGGAGTTCAGATCTTCCAGCCACGTGCACGCCGGTGGCAGACAGGCAGGCTGGCATATCCGCCCCGTCCCATTCAAGCTGCTGCTGCGCAAAGCTCCTCATTCACtcctcatgcacacacacacacacacacacacacagcaacatgTGGTTTTAAATGTGAACCAGACCACCACGCAGGCtgagcagagagagggaggggatggGGTGATGGGGTGGAAGAGAGACGAGAGGCTGGAGTCTGTATCCCTTCCTAAACACAGCAGTGCTACGCAATAAGAGGCAGGGCGAGGCTGACTCACTTCTTCACATGccgtatgtgcatgtgtgtatgtttacaaCGTCATTCCACGGCAGTCCTGAAAAGGAGTTTGAAACACGAGACGACGAACGGAGGTGGTTTCAGTACTCTTTAATGGTTTGTAAGTggagctgtgtgtgtctgtgcaacTCTAAACACGTCAACAGGAGCTATAACCTATGAGcttacaattaaataaatgacaggaTTGCAAACGGCAAACGGAATGAGTGGCCTTCAGATCACCAGAGTAAATAAAAGCAGCTTATACTGTAGATTAGATGTGAAGATAATAAAAGTGCTTTTCCAGTAGCATATAAAAATTCCACACATTTACATTGTCCCACGTATTTTTGATTGCCAGTGTTTTGCTCTCTCAAATCCGTTTGTGCATGTTCTGTAGTCTGTAATGGTTTGCTCGATCTCCTCCTCGGAGTTCATGACAAATGGGCCTATAACagtggagagacacagataCAGGATATGACACATCTGTCTGTTAACAGGGCCAACTTTTCCTCAACACCATCAcgctggatatgaaatataacAATGACTAAGGAAAAGCAGCATTAACGTAACGGCATTTATATTTCTACTTGTTGAACCACACAGGAATAAAAGTGGGTTGTtccatttgttgttgttgtttttttttttttacagttccTTCAGTTTGTGGGCTACAATTATTTGGACAAAACATTTAGTCTTAAACTTGGCATGTTCATGTACTTAGCTGTTAATCCTTTTGCGATACTCGTTGATACTCCGGATCGATATAGGGCCGGTCGGATTAGGAACTTATTACCGCCGATAATAGACGCTCAAGCTTTTACACACCGTCCACTTGTTTCTATTCAAGTTATTTCGTAGCCCCTCTGTAGTGGCTTTGGTACTTTACTCATCTATGACTCCATTCAGTAATAAGTGAAAACACAAGTTTTGTGGCGTTTTTCTATTGCTTAGTTGTGcaaggtctgtgtgtgtgtgtgtgtgtgtgtgtgtgtgttgtttgtgtgactgaGAGAGCTACCGGAAAGCCGGAGTTGAATTCCTCGTGTGTTCTTATCACTTTTTCCCCTAACAGTTCGCTGATCTTTTTCATGGGCTCTCCCGGACATACACGGCCGATGCAGTGGGAAACACTGTAATCAGCTTTATGATTTAGCTAATAAAGAACGAAAATGGTTCACTTTCTGTAGATATAAATACCCTCACATTAAAAGGTACATCGTGTGTTTTAACCTCATCATCAAACCCACTATCCTGGACTGCAAAGCCAACAGACATGGTGTCTTTCCAATGGACCGGTTCTATTTTTTTTGACCAATCCATGGCGTGTACACTAATGGTTTCTTGTTATTTTAACTGCAATGACAGTACCATGCTGCACCACCGGTTCCTTGATCGGCTCTCCAGCAATCAGCACAAAGTGTGCCACCTCAACTGCCTggcaacaacacaaaaaaaatcaggtcaGAGGTCAATTCCATCACTTGTAAAACAACGTGAACTAAAGAAGCTAAAGAAAATACTATTGCATCCGTACCTTATTTTCCACTCGGATACAGTCACCATCCTCAAAAACCACAGTGTGGTGAGGTTCGACTTCCTTCTGAGCTTCTTCTGGCCCTAATGAATGGAAGTAAAATACTGAAACCATGCATTTAAAACAAATGACTCAGTATTACATAACTTGCCGTCAATACCCGGCACCGATGACCGACGGCTGCTTCAGAAACGGGTCTTCCGTAGAAACGCTGTGAATCAGAAGAACGTGTGGGCAGGAAAAGTATTCCCAGAGTGCCCTGCCCTCGCTTTGATTCATGCCTTTGCTCATTCTTTAGATGCTGAATGATTATGATGTCTTTATCGAACACAGCTGCTCGACTTGTTTGCGCTGAATGGTAATTTGTTGATTTCTTGAAACAACTTCAATATCGAAGCAgctttcacccccccccccccccccccccccgttccaAATCATCTGCTAACGATTATGTCAAATACACAGTCAACAACGTATACTCGAAGGACCTTTCATGTCAGCTGCAGATAACCTATGAGATTTGCTCAGAATTAGTTAAAACACTTGAAATGGAGAGCACTACATCAATATTTGGATCAGATAACGTTTAACTGGAAGCCTTCCCGCGCTTGTCGACGATCCAAGCGGAACGTTCCTTATCCAAGACTGAaattcttccttttcttttttttcttttttaattggAGCTGATAGAAGAAGTTTaaacatgttctccctgtactcCAAACAGAGCTCAGAAAACATGCAAAGATTAATctgactgaaagaaaaaaaaaaaaaaacactttccttgcGGGCTAAAGCAGGGGATTTACACTTTTCATACCTGTTTATTATGGATTCCATCTGGTTCCTGTATGCCAGCTCTCGACAAGGAGATGATTATAACGTAATAGTCTACATTGTTGTCAAAGTAGTACTCGATACAGAACGGAGTTATATGAAGACTAATGCAAAAACGTCGAAGAGaaactaatttaaaagaaaGTAACAAACGTACGCTCATTACGCAATATACAGGCGCGATACAAATGCGTTCAAGAGGCGCGTTGTTTTCACAAAAGTCTCCACAAACACACCAGGTTGGAAAATTCATCGACTAATGACCGTGTAGAAAATCCGCCTCCAAGCTGGAAATCATCAAAACCGACTCAATAAATCAACACTTCAAACAGCGCTGTAGTAACTGTTCCTCAGGCCAGGGGTGTGCGCTGTTGGCGTTGGAGTGAGATCACAGAGGGAACCTCATGGGTTCGTGTCGTGTCCAAGGCCGGGAGAGAAAGTGGAAATCAAGATTTACTCAGACTTGCAAGGAAGACAAGAAGACCCTGATACCGGAATTGTGagggggagaagaaaaaaagaaaaaaaaaaaaaaaaaagatgcccAGACTCTATATTACGGATTTCACACAAAAGCTTTCTTGTGTCTGCACGCAAATGGAAATGTCGAAGGAAGTTAGTACTCACCAGTATGCACGATTCCCGAGAGTGTGTAGATAAAAGCGGTCCAACCTAGTCAGCAGAACAGAATACGTCCTCAATACATTTTCTACGTGTTtggattatattaataataataaaaaaaaggggtcaCGAGTGTGAATAGTGCATGAACATGCCTGCAGCTCACTGATAAATAACAAAGTCTTCTGAGGTCATTCTCTGAGGATACGTATGCACGGGAGTGGGCCATTTATTTGCCACAAACAGGCTGGTAACTATTATGACTCAACAGCTATTGTCTCATTAATGCGCAGTAGAATCCTCGCCGAGCACTCGGGTGCTGCGCATTATATCATTCAGGAAATATAAAGAGCctcgggtaatgttcacatcaaacatcagaatgggagaAAGGTGTGATCTCGGTAACTTTTAAGCGTGGCTCttaatcactctttacatccgtgatgaacagaaaagcatttcagcacGCACAAAACATCGAAGCTTGTGGTACGTGGGCTACAACAGGAGACCACGTCGGGTTCTACTCCTCGAAGCTTCGACGTGCTGTGTGTTCTGGAGATGCTTCCATAGccgtaaagagtgcttatttgagttactatatccgtCCCGGCAGCTCAGACTAGTCTGGACGTTCTCATCTGATCTCTCTCAACGACGAGGCGTTTCcacacagaactgctgctcacgcCGTGTTCTCGACTCTTTCACCGTTCTGTGGACTTTAGAAACTGTAGACTGCGGTTgggtgaaaatctcaggagatcaggaGTCTCCAAAATACTCAAATACTCAAAACTCGTGCCACTTGAgatcaactccagaattattggcacccttcataaagATTCAATcatagtgtgttttttttttgtggtaaatTTGTTTCATGTCGTGCTGAGAATATGACAGAACATGTAATTTAAGCACATTTATTCTACGAACgtaaaaatgtttatgtatttaaacaaaaccagCTGTCACAGTTATTGACAGCTCTGCATTTAGGACTTGGCGTAACCACCCTTTGCCAACTGACGGTGCCATTGCCTTCTAATATACAAGATTATTTCTGCAACAGTTTTCATTTACTGGACGTTACGAGTCTTACAGTCGGCGATCCGTGCGTGAATCATTTCCCGGACTGTAGTGAACGCTCCCTTTAGAATGACCTTAAGGACGGAGCTTACATTCATAGCGTGAGTACTCTGGACAttccagagaaaaaaaaagcgaaaCCACAACAAAAGGCAACCATTCATTTCCCTACAGCTGTTTTTCTCTAAATGTAGACTCTGTCGTGCAGAACACTAGTTTTTGGTAGAAAAAAGGCCGTGCCGAGGTATCTGATGGTCAGTGAGCATGCTCGTCTGACTGAAACGCCGGAAACACTCGTAATCATCACCGTGAACCGCAGTAAGAACCAATGACGTCTTCGGAAGCATGGCTCTGACAGTGCTCACGATATGGGATAGATGTTTGTGTTGACTAGTCGAAGTGAAAGTTTAAGAGTACGGGGCATGTTTTGCGGTGAGGGTTTAAGGAGGAGAGTAATCGTCCTCGTGTCTACTTTTTCATGGCGTACGACAGACATCTGTGAATAGAGAACAGCTGGCGGCACTTTAGATGAGATCTGTAGTCACTGCCAGTGCATGATGGGTATATTCGGTGAAACAGCACGGTTTCTGTTGAACTTTTTCACTGAATTCAATCGGTACAGACACTGATTCTTACCCAAGGGTATTGGCTGCACGTGTTTTGCACCCTCACTGAGTCGGAAGTCAAGATAAAGCGTTGGAGTTCTGGTGTAGATTTTTGactaaaaaaagagagagagagaaaaataaagcaatatattatattattatattataattctAAATAAACCCATTTCCAGGATCCTGGATGTACATAGCACACTGCTTTATCACTCTAACTGTATGACTGAATATTCTACTTTTTCAGAATAACTGCTAAACTTCTCGGATTGAAGCAAGACAAACGggaatttgttttttattcgACGATTCAACAGCGACGGGAAACTTTCCTTCATTTTTCGATTCTGGTGGCAGTGTacactgtttttactgttgctGCGGGGTTTTTTGTCTATAACATTGGTCTAGCATTGTTTTTGGGAGCTTCAAAATGATTTAAGGACATATATTCCAGTCTGGACCAAATATACTTCAATATCTTCCTAATAAGGTTTAATCTTGTTTTAGTTTCCTGGTTATTTGAATTAAATAATCAGTTTTGTCACATACATTGTTAAGatacatttttcagtttttttttttattgtctgcATCACCAGTATTATCAtgttcttctactactactactactactaagcacaataataataataataataataataatatagcagTACATTATTTACAATGCTCTAGAAATACTTTTCATCTTCTCCCAGACTGAACATTCTAAACAATCCGTATTTCTCAGCAGATGTGATAACAGAGTATAAGCCTAACAGCGAGCGTCTGGTTTCAGGCAACACTTGGCTGCTTGACTGACCTAATTTAGCTTGAGTCCTGGGTCACTTCCACTCGTTTCTGCCCTGGGGGACCCAGACTCAGCCACAATTcacatttacaacattaaaacccTACTTCCACCCCCCTAAAGTCTGTTCCCAATTTCCTGCTTTTGTCCGATAAAAGGGGGGTTGAGGGGGTGTTTCAAATCCAAATAAGGTGTAGTAACTTTATATAGTATAAACTGACTAGTCACGTGATTCAAGGGCCGCTGTGGATGTTTGATCCTCACCTTCACCCCGAGGGCTTCTCCCGAAATGACGGCCACAGTCACACCATCTATGCTAGGCTTAGGAACCTGACTGTTCTTCAGTTCCTGGTACTGAGGTTCCACCATTTTATCGGCTTTTCGCAGGTTCACCCAAAGCTGAAGGCCCCGCATGGGTTCATCTGATAGAGGCATCTCTGCATGAACCACACCTCGTCCTGCAGTCATCCACTgccgcaacacacacacacacacacacacacacacacacacacaccaaccaacttgagaaattatttttctttcaggCTCATTCCTGAACTGGTTTAAGATTAAATCTGTTTAATTCAGTATGACCaggtctgaaaaaaaaaccaagccgcaaaaaaacccacaaagcTCTGTACTGTGACCAATTCTAATCCTCTAATCCTAGAGTCAAGATTCATACTGGGTGATATTTGTCTGATGATCACACCCAGTTCAACTGTCTGGGtgaggggagggggagggggggtggggggtgaatgaagtactttttatttaaaaaaaaaaaaaaaacccaaaaagaaAACAGTGGTTGATTCAGATAATTTAGTGTCACATAATAAGCCTATGACCTGAAGCACATCTCAGCCGATATAACACGGCAAAGTGCTATTACTCTTATAGTTATCTCCAATAAAACGCTGCTTGCTCTGACCTTTTGGTCCAAAAaaagcagcaaatgacagcgaATGTGATCTTTAGGTTAAACGAAGTGCAGGTCTTGCTttgttgtaaaaatgaaacattttttacaaACACGGCTTCATGTGCCCTTTGGGTTCTGCCTCTCTTATTCTGTGCTTCACTACGGAAATTTTCCATCCATGCTCTCAGACCTAGAGCATAACTCTGTGGTTTGAGTTACGGAGTGAAACACTGTCAGCAGCTTTCATAACTCTCTGGTCCTGCGGGTGGCCGAGTGCTGCTAAGGTGCTGAATAAgaacattggtgtgtgtgtgtgtgggggggggggcagataTATCACAAGCCTATTTCCTCACTGACCcctgagacagaaagacagctTTAACAACACTGGAGTTATAGGAAACGTCCCACAGGTCTGATCTCTTATACTGCAACATACTGCAGAAATGAGaatcttttattaatttatgcTTCGTCAGTTTAAACCGACACCTGACACCTGCCCGACAAGCACGATTAAACTGTTTTAGATTCTCAGCACACTGTTACATCTCAATACAGAGCATTGTTTTTCAAAGGATTTACTCCTGTTAATCAAAGCCGAAAATCATCCACTGATGACTCTGTGTCGATCTTAATCAGGCCTCGTGTGTGGTCTACCTGCAAATCCCCAGTCTCCAGTGTTCCACAATGTCCGCAAAAATCCTCATGAGCCGATGCACCACTCAGAAGGTACGTCACCTGTGGAGAGAACAGACACGGGTTTTTATAATAGCAcgtgtacagtgagggaaatcagtattgaacgcgtcaacatttttacagtaaatacactTCCAGTCAGGCtcttcacatgaaattttcacacttctccaaggcaaggtaaggcagggaatcagctgaaatccgtaagtaattacaccccttATCAGTGtaaatgaatatcagctgggttaataaattgatggtctataaaaaggcttttcgttaccaaggtgtcacacaagaaacatctcatgatgagtaagagctctcccaagaccttcacagcCTTATTATTGTGAAACAACAATCGTAAGCGTAAGGATcggagcgactttgacaagggccagattgtgatgggTCAGAGTGTCTCCAGAACGGCAGGTCTTGTTGGCTGtacccagtatgcagtggttagaacctaccaaaagtggttcaAGGAACTACAACCGGTGAACGGCGACAAGGTCTTATTTTCACTTGCAAGTTGGAACCAACTGG is part of the Ictalurus punctatus breed USDA103 chromosome 27, Coco_2.0, whole genome shotgun sequence genome and harbors:
- the pir gene encoding pirin codes for the protein MMKPRKVSKVVLSKEQSEGVGARVQRSIGRKELKNLDPFLMLDEFCVRKPAGFPDHPHRGFETVTYLLSGASAHEDFCGHCGTLETGDLQWMTAGRGVVHAEMPLSDEPMRGLQLWVNLRKADKMVEPQYQELKNSQVPKPSIDGVTVAVISGEALGVKSKIYTRTPTLYLDFRLSEGAKHVQPIPLGWTAFIYTLSGIVHTGPEEAQKEVEPHHTVVFEDGDCIRVENKAVEVAHFVLIAGEPIKEPVVQHGPFVMNSEEEIEQTITDYRTCTNGFERAKHWQSKIRGTM